CACGGTGAGGGCTCCGCCGGCGGCCGCGTCGGTCTTGGCGACGCAGCCCGACAGGGCGAGGGCGGCGACGCCGGCGACGGCCGTGGCGGCAAGGAGGCGTGTCGAGGTCATGATGCTCCGATCGGTGAGGGACGGATGCCGCGGCTTCGGGTGCGCGCGGACAGCCGGGGTCTTAGGAGGCGGCGGGGGCCGTGCTGGTGACCGCCCCGGGGGCGGCAGGTGCGGCATCCGCGAGGGGAGCTGGGGATGCGGCATCGGCGACCGAAGCCGTGGGTGTGGCGGAAGGCTCCGTTTCACGCGGGCGGCGGGGGCCGCGTACGCCGCGCACGAAGAGCGGAGCGACGACGGCGACGTAGACCGCCCAGGCGATCACCTGCAACCAGGTCATCTGCGGCATGAATCCGACCGTGGCCTGCAGGAGCACCGCCAGAGCGCTGTCGGGGGCGATGACCGACGACACGTCGAACGCCCAGCCGAAGGGGAAGCCCGCCCAGCCGGTCAGCACGAGTCCTGTGGCCGGGTCGACCGGGGCTCCCGCGCCGAAGGGGCCGGGAAGCGCGCCGGCTTCCTGCAGGTCGTGGAAGGCGTAGGCGAGCACACCCGCCGCCACGATCACCAGGAATCCCCCGGTCCAGGTGAAGAAGCGTCCCAGGTTCAGCCGCAACATGCCGCGGGCGATGAGCCAACCCAGCACGGCGGCGACGACGAGACCCACGACCGCGCCGAGAAGCGCGTCCGCCTGGTCTTCGATGGACTGCACCATCGCCCACAGGAAGAGCGTCGTCTCGACGCCTTCGCGCGCAACCGACACGAACCCGACCGCCACGAGCGCCCACACGCCCCCGCGCAGGGCCCGGTCGACACCGCTCTCGAGCCCTGCCTTCAGGGTGCGGCCGGCCTTCTGCATCCAGAAGATCATCCACGTGACCATCGCGACGGCCAGGAGCGACAGCCCCCCGCCGAGCAGCTCCTGCGCCTGGAAGGTCAGCATGTAGGCGCTGAAGGTGAACGCCGCGCCCACCCCCAGCGCCAGCGCGATCGCGAGTCCGACGCCCGTCCGCAGCTTCGGCAGCGCGTCTCGGCGACCCAAGCGCGTGAGATAGGCGACGAGGATGCCGACGACGAGCGCGGCCTCGAGACCTTCGCGGAGGCCGATGAGGAAGGTGGCGAAGAAGCTGGCTAGCACGGGCGGGTGTTCCGACTTTCACGAGGAGGAAGGACCGCGACGCTGCGGGTCGGGTAAGGGCAGCCTCACCTGACTATGACACATTACGCACTTTCGTCGGTTCGCGCACCCCTGCATCACCCGGGGGCGACGGTAATCGGCGGCAACAATCGCCCCGGCGACCCGCGATCGACCTAGCCTCGTCGCATGTCCGACCTCGATCTCCCCGTTCTCGACCTCTCGCTCCTCGACGAGGGCCCGGATGCCGCCGCCCGCTTCCGCGACGACCTGCGCGCCGCGACGCACGACGTGGGCTTCTTCTACCTGACCGGCACCGGGGTCAGCCCCGAGCTGGAGGCGCGGCTGCTGCAGGCCGCGAAAGACTTCTTCGCGCTCCCCGAGGCCGACAAGCTCGCGATCGAGAACGTCACGAGCCCGCACTTCCGCGGGTACACGCGCGTCGGCGGCGAGCGCACGCAGGGCCGTGTCGACTGGCGCGAGCAAATCGACATCGGGCCCGAGCGCGCGGCGATCGACGACCCCGACACTCCCGGCTACAACCGTCTGATCGGGCCCAACCTCTGGCCGGCCGCGCAGCCCGAACTCAAGGACGTCGTCACCGAGTGGCACGATCACCTCACCGGTGTCGCCCGCAAGCTCCTGCGCGCGTGGGCCCTCGCCCTCGGGGCGGAGGAGCAGTACTTCGACCGCCACTTCGGCGACCCGCAGACCCTCATCAAGATCGTGCGCTACCCCGGCAAGGACGACCCGACGCCCCAACAGGGCGTCGGCGCGCACAAGGACTCGGGCGTGCTCACCCTGCTGTGGGTGGAGCCGGGCAAGGGGGGCCTGCAGGTCGAGCGCGACGGCGAGTGGGTCGATGCTCCCCCGGTTCCCGGGGCCTTCGTCGTCAACATCGGCGAGCTGCTCGAGTACGCCACGCAGGGCTACCTCCGCGCCACGAACCATCGCGTCATCTCGCCGCGCTTCCCCGACGAGCGCATCTCGGTACCGTTCTTCTTCAATCCCGCCCTCGACGCTCGTCTGCCGATCATCGATCTGCCCGCCGAGCTCGCCGCCGACGCCCGCGGCGTCTCCGACGACCCCACGAACCCCATCCATGCGACCTACGGCGAGAACGCCCTCAAGTCGCGGCTGCGCGCCCACCCCGACGTGGCGGAGCGCTGGCATCCCGACCTGCTGGCCGCGCGCGCGGCATCCTGACCTCGCCGTCCGATCGCCGGCCAGCGAGCGGCACTCGGCGTGCGCTCACGCATAAACACGATCGGTGCGCGTAAACACGACGACAGCGTGTTTCTGCGCACGAATCGCGTTTATGCGGAGGTTCGCGGGGCTCGGGGAGGCACGACTCCCCGCGCGGCTGCGCGCCCACCCCGACATGACTGAGCGCCGGCATCCCGACCTGCTGGCCGCCCGCGCGGCATCCTGACCTCGCCCCCCGATCGCCGGCCAGCGAGCGGCACTCGGCGTGCGCTCACGCATAAACACGATCGGTGCGCGTAAACACGACGACAGCGTGTTTCTGCGCACGAATCGCGTTTATGCGGGAGTTCGCGGGGCTCGGACACGCACGACTCCCCGCGCGGCTGCGCGCCCACCCCGACATGACTGAGCGCCAGCATCCCCACCTGCTGGCTGCGCGCCGCGGCATCGTGACGTCGCCGTCCGATCGCCGGCCAGCGAGCGGCACTCGGCGTGAGCTCACGCATAAACACGATCGGTGCGCGTAAACACGACGACAGCGTGTTTCTGCGCACGAATCGCGTTTATGCGGGAGTTCGCGGGGCTCGGGGAGGCACGACTCCCCCGACGCGGCGACGCGGCGATCGATTCCCGGCATCCGGGAACGCCGAAGGCCGCCCCACACCGTGGGGCGGCCTTCCAAGAATGTTTTGCGCGATAGAACGCTGGCGCGATTAGCGACGCAGACCGAGACGCTCGATGAGCGAGCGGTAACGGTTGATGTCGACGTCCTGCAGGTAACCCAGCAGGCGACGGCGCTGACCGACGAGCAGGAACAGGCCACGGCGCGAGTGGTGGTCGTGCTTGTGTGCCTTGAGGTGCTCGGTGAGGTCCTTGATGCGCTGCGTCAGCATCGCGACCTGCACCTCGGGGGATCCGGTGTCACCGGGGTGCGTCGCGTACTCTTCGATGATCGCCTTCTTGACGTCTGCTTCGAGTGCCATAGATGGGATCCCCTTCCTTCTCATTGCGCGGCGCCCGTCACACGATGTGCGAGCTCTCTTTATCCGCGGCCGATCGAACGGCAACCGCATGAGTCTACCAGCATCCGGATGCCATCACCGCACCGCGGCACATCGGGCACCGCCGTCGGGTAC
The DNA window shown above is from Microbacterium proteolyticum and carries:
- the rpsO gene encoding 30S ribosomal protein S15, which gives rise to MALEADVKKAIIEEYATHPGDTGSPEVQVAMLTQRIKDLTEHLKAHKHDHHSRRGLFLLVGQRRRLLGYLQDVDINRYRSLIERLGLRR
- a CDS encoding isopenicillin N synthase family dioxygenase — encoded protein: MSDLDLPVLDLSLLDEGPDAAARFRDDLRAATHDVGFFYLTGTGVSPELEARLLQAAKDFFALPEADKLAIENVTSPHFRGYTRVGGERTQGRVDWREQIDIGPERAAIDDPDTPGYNRLIGPNLWPAAQPELKDVVTEWHDHLTGVARKLLRAWALALGAEEQYFDRHFGDPQTLIKIVRYPGKDDPTPQQGVGAHKDSGVLTLLWVEPGKGGLQVERDGEWVDAPPVPGAFVVNIGELLEYATQGYLRATNHRVISPRFPDERISVPFFFNPALDARLPIIDLPAELAADARGVSDDPTNPIHATYGENALKSRLRAHPDVAERWHPDLLAARAAS
- the efeU gene encoding iron uptake transporter permease EfeU, which encodes MLASFFATFLIGLREGLEAALVVGILVAYLTRLGRRDALPKLRTGVGLAIALALGVGAAFTFSAYMLTFQAQELLGGGLSLLAVAMVTWMIFWMQKAGRTLKAGLESGVDRALRGGVWALVAVGFVSVAREGVETTLFLWAMVQSIEDQADALLGAVVGLVVAAVLGWLIARGMLRLNLGRFFTWTGGFLVIVAAGVLAYAFHDLQEAGALPGPFGAGAPVDPATGLVLTGWAGFPFGWAFDVSSVIAPDSALAVLLQATVGFMPQMTWLQVIAWAVYVAVVAPLFVRGVRGPRRPRETEPSATPTASVADAASPAPLADAAPAAPGAVTSTAPAAS